The Opitutaceae bacterium genome has a window encoding:
- a CDS encoding UvrD-helicase domain-containing protein — protein MIRLPGNGLPSELDRNFAINANAGSGKTTAIAERLAGLTLVEGAGEILSKTVVVTFTRKAALEIRQKARLSLMEKLTKEGGHHEGALEDLGRAFFGTIHSFCLLLARRYGQPLGVDLDPEVVEDATDATLWEGFLESDPMHFQSVGEEALRTFLRFRPLNTIFDLAQILSVRSSRRLMQCGMVPERPEPDWTELASLLERKPSRKGVSARNLEASQRALGQWAKAFREEREFLPLIKPFGTANGVVESYDGFFKPIKDWCARVAGLLAAELADRYRLHRVERRVQSYDDQIELALRLIEHPEMLDRIRRDGYRILLDEAQDTDPAQFSVLVEITRAPGALPGSWPGEGAPPEAGRFCMVGDAQQSIYGGRADIRNYRRHLEAMRTGQGNEVLDFGVTFRLPERLIDFMNGVVAPGFAPTIPHNQSLDGDCLQVAYLGLSPRPAVAPGAVSRFSYPVISDGRVGDRLKKEVDALADLLIRLGPEGVGVDDWSQVCLLAPRRQWLETARESLTRAGLPVSLQTRASRNGDRPAYAWVAGLLAIVVDPENGFEWAGVLREIFGIGDGEIAGVMSGAAVDFSPPEEYPEGIRDAIGRIRPFILKCDEPGIEPVRFLDGLIEACRLKERLAVIGESVGGMEDLEAIRLIAGGISEDGGGVRDLQTRLVSEVKNETPSGQSGRGMLNLVTCHSGKGLEWPVVIPIGLWRELRRPVESGFALIEDAGGSRVYFDPAGVPGETTDSRTRELTREYMRLLYVTLTRASRHLLLPLPEDMAGEEGSFLSIWAGGEPDRLVSDLKRLPEVEDVTWEDRRDRKPSDLVEVGIPFEPIAVEAVVRAREVAGAAPRRLLPHELAVAHDEVRRLLHESGPTETMEPGEGGDPVDYGLWWHETMEFLPWGGDCATIDHYLEERLQAVSGESFGVRARREVDLLLASELWTILQRPGVTIHTEVAVFVPGEDRGWIDGILDFLALQDGAEADLVIDWKTNRRRRGEDDQALLDRLGATYAPQLAAYSRAIGRGLRRGSPRALVYSTVLGRAVETTPD, from the coding sequence TTGATCAGGCTGCCCGGCAACGGTTTGCCGAGTGAGCTGGACCGCAATTTCGCGATTAACGCCAACGCGGGTTCGGGCAAGACGACCGCCATAGCCGAGCGACTGGCCGGTTTGACGCTGGTCGAGGGGGCCGGTGAGATTCTTTCGAAGACCGTGGTGGTGACATTCACCCGGAAGGCGGCACTGGAGATCCGGCAGAAGGCTCGCCTTTCATTGATGGAGAAGCTGACCAAGGAAGGCGGTCATCATGAAGGGGCTCTCGAGGATCTGGGTCGGGCCTTCTTCGGCACGATCCACAGTTTCTGCCTCTTGCTGGCCCGGCGTTACGGGCAACCGCTGGGCGTGGACCTGGATCCGGAGGTGGTCGAGGATGCGACCGACGCGACTCTCTGGGAGGGATTCCTCGAGAGTGATCCCATGCATTTCCAGTCGGTCGGGGAGGAGGCCCTCCGGACCTTTCTTCGGTTCCGGCCGCTCAACACGATCTTCGATCTGGCCCAGATCCTTTCCGTCCGATCGTCACGCCGATTGATGCAATGTGGCATGGTGCCGGAGAGGCCGGAGCCGGATTGGACGGAGCTGGCTTCATTGCTCGAGCGGAAGCCGTCGCGCAAGGGAGTCTCCGCCCGAAATCTCGAGGCCAGCCAGAGGGCTCTTGGGCAGTGGGCAAAGGCCTTCCGCGAAGAAAGGGAATTCCTCCCGCTGATCAAGCCGTTCGGCACGGCCAACGGAGTGGTGGAGTCCTACGATGGCTTCTTCAAGCCGATCAAGGACTGGTGCGCCCGGGTTGCCGGGTTGCTGGCCGCCGAACTGGCTGACCGATACCGCCTCCATCGGGTGGAGCGACGGGTCCAGAGCTACGACGACCAAATCGAACTCGCCCTGCGCCTGATTGAACACCCGGAAATGCTCGATCGGATCCGTCGGGACGGCTATCGGATTCTCCTGGACGAAGCGCAGGACACCGATCCCGCCCAGTTCAGTGTCCTCGTGGAGATCACCCGGGCTCCGGGCGCGCTGCCGGGCTCCTGGCCGGGAGAAGGCGCTCCGCCTGAGGCCGGACGCTTCTGCATGGTGGGAGATGCCCAGCAATCGATATACGGGGGCCGGGCCGACATCCGCAACTACCGGCGGCACCTCGAGGCGATGCGGACGGGGCAGGGCAATGAAGTCCTGGATTTCGGCGTGACCTTCCGACTTCCCGAGAGGCTGATTGACTTCATGAACGGGGTGGTCGCCCCCGGATTTGCACCGACCATTCCCCACAACCAGTCCCTCGATGGCGATTGCCTGCAGGTGGCCTATCTGGGGCTTTCGCCCCGACCCGCGGTGGCTCCCGGTGCGGTCAGCCGCTTTTCGTATCCAGTTATCAGTGACGGAAGGGTGGGGGACCGGCTGAAGAAGGAGGTGGACGCGCTGGCCGATCTGCTGATCCGGCTCGGACCCGAAGGCGTCGGGGTGGACGACTGGTCGCAGGTCTGCCTGCTCGCACCGCGTCGCCAATGGCTGGAGACAGCGAGGGAGTCGTTGACCCGGGCGGGCCTCCCGGTTTCGTTGCAGACCCGGGCCAGCCGAAACGGCGATCGTCCGGCCTATGCCTGGGTGGCGGGATTGCTGGCAATCGTGGTCGACCCGGAGAACGGTTTTGAGTGGGCGGGGGTTCTCCGTGAGATCTTTGGCATCGGGGATGGGGAAATCGCGGGTGTGATGTCGGGGGCGGCCGTGGATTTCAGCCCGCCGGAAGAGTATCCGGAAGGGATCCGGGATGCGATCGGCCGGATCCGGCCTTTTATCCTGAAGTGCGATGAACCGGGGATTGAACCGGTCCGGTTTCTCGACGGGCTGATCGAGGCCTGCCGTTTGAAGGAACGCCTTGCGGTGATCGGAGAGAGTGTTGGGGGGATGGAGGATCTGGAGGCGATCCGGCTGATCGCGGGCGGGATCTCCGAGGACGGGGGCGGAGTGCGGGATCTGCAGACGCGCCTGGTGTCTGAGGTGAAGAACGAGACGCCGTCCGGGCAGTCGGGCCGCGGCATGCTCAACCTGGTGACCTGCCACTCGGGAAAGGGTCTCGAGTGGCCGGTGGTCATACCGATCGGTCTCTGGCGGGAGTTGAGGCGGCCGGTCGAGTCGGGGTTTGCCCTGATCGAGGACGCGGGAGGATCCCGGGTCTATTTCGACCCCGCCGGTGTGCCGGGAGAAACGACGGATTCGCGAACGAGGGAGCTGACGCGCGAATACATGAGGCTCCTTTACGTGACGCTGACCCGAGCCAGTCGGCACTTGCTTCTGCCATTGCCCGAAGACATGGCCGGAGAGGAAGGCAGCTTTCTCTCCATCTGGGCGGGTGGGGAGCCGGATCGGTTGGTTTCGGACCTGAAGCGTCTTCCGGAGGTCGAGGATGTGACCTGGGAGGACCGCCGCGACCGGAAGCCATCGGACCTTGTCGAGGTCGGCATTCCCTTTGAACCGATTGCGGTTGAGGCCGTCGTCCGGGCGAGGGAAGTGGCCGGGGCTGCTCCCCGGAGGTTGCTGCCGCATGAGCTGGCGGTGGCTCACGATGAGGTCCGCCGCCTGCTTCATGAATCGGGTCCGACCGAAACGATGGAACCAGGCGAGGGAGGGGATCCGGTCGACTACGGGCTCTGGTGGCATGAGACCATGGAATTTCTGCCTTGGGGCGGCGATTGTGCGACCATCGATCATTATCTCGAGGAACGGCTGCAGGCGGTTTCCGGGGAGTCCTTCGGGGTGCGTGCCCGCCGGGAGGTCGACCTGCTCCTGGCCAGCGAGCTGTGGACCATCCTGCAGAGGCCCGGTGTGACCATTCACACGGAGGTGGCTGTCTTTGTCCCCGGGGAAGACCGGGGTTGGATCGACGGGATCCTTGATTTTCTGGCTCTTCAGGACGGGGCGGAGGCTGATCTGGTCATCGATTGGAAGACCAATCGAAGACGACGGGGCGAAGATGACCAGGCCCTGCTCGATCGATTGGGTGCCACCTATGCGCCGCAGCTGGCCGCCTATTCGCGGGCAATTGGTCGGGGGTTGCGCCGCGGTTCTCCAAGGGCCCTGGTCTATTCAACGGTGCTGGGCAGGGCGGTGGAGACGACGCCGGATTGA
- the rpsT gene encoding 30S ribosomal protein S20 has product MANTKSAIKNIRKNDTNRLRNKARKSRIKTLSRRVSASIAQGDAEATKAVVREYISALDTAAKVGVIHKNAAGRLKSKYSQILFS; this is encoded by the coding sequence ATGGCCAATACGAAGTCAGCAATTAAGAACATCCGGAAGAACGACACCAATCGTTTGCGTAACAAGGCGCGCAAGAGCCGGATCAAGACGCTTTCACGGCGGGTCAGCGCGTCGATCGCCCAGGGCGATGCCGAAGCCACCAAGGCAGTCGTGCGCGAATACATCTCCGCCCTGGACACAGCGGCGAAAGTGGGCGTGATCCACAAGAACGCCGCCGGTCGACTCAAGTCGAAGTATTCGCAAATCCTCTTTTCCTGA
- a CDS encoding PD-(D/E)XK nuclease family protein, translated as MYDPTAKRQLWLTQDWEAAWADVVRPWLSRAGGVFPGYVVVPTRGQARALRLRMAGDGIVSVGIRFVTPGLIGRLPVAAGKAQAVVPGRVVLEFGLKASVEACLERSPGDTEEEGLSQSLLSRPSGGIDDWEDLLRAGLTEDVFPHPFVRKVFRELRRWLGRQGLTPPCSDPVIGDGAEDEGAGIRASRALIYGFSAENWKDWPDLARLSAGIAELTAVVPFPSFEGKPLEEDWVALMERIVGSEGLSLPEQEDRPAGDLARAWALNRSGEEDSAVFERTTVLIGTDPLAEVGLIFNQLVSWLAVPGARIAVVFPSVSPLVMDLAEKLAGAGIRFCDEIGTTGSPSGDTGLLRAVLAYQRGGCRLEDLWVVARRLHSHGHLELRASESRNWIERVFDGAQSHRVEDAIRVPEAMETRGGEEMVNLAGSLGIWPERLSVARAVQLLDELAARWGMDGPEKVSGVRELIAKGDLLYPRDAVIDLLSGSLPERAPREGFVRDDFAPVVLTTRKRAMAQVWTHVIFAASNAEAWPAPLEETFWLSDSARREINRRGLTPVLLPLVEDASILERLGCLDICNNAGEAVAFSACLRVNDGSEADRSPHPWLERILLRRSRMNGGPEVGRKSWTGLARRPRADPFTPDETIERWAEIWSGRRNPARAFDSWSYCPGPGLIGQRRWAARLLERGIQDPTLLWYEGVLRLQPIDEEALERSRAKELGLLAHRLIAQALRGDIPVGSFFPNPGAEAVSRRLEEALATWRHSRPDNAYWQSFQLELASLARRLFGRVSEGLEGSWLGVEYSLPRGTAIPTRSGPLEVSGRLDLVILDRPGWEDATVKIVDFKTGADESLSADKMGRRGAGLQLGVYLKAAMELGAVHAVVRMIHSVEGKDSEMTDTSLDAVQPAFDRLGGMILSGRFGPLTPDRSPYGRAVALPMACVPVEHAILQEKFNLTFAGLLGEICGEGDDDASTG; from the coding sequence ATGTATGACCCGACGGCAAAACGGCAGCTCTGGTTGACCCAGGATTGGGAGGCCGCGTGGGCGGATGTGGTCAGGCCGTGGCTGAGCCGTGCCGGCGGCGTTTTCCCGGGGTATGTGGTTGTTCCAACCCGGGGACAGGCCCGAGCCCTCCGGCTCCGGATGGCTGGTGATGGAATTGTTTCCGTGGGGATCCGTTTTGTGACTCCGGGTTTGATCGGGCGATTGCCGGTCGCGGCTGGGAAGGCACAGGCGGTCGTCCCCGGGCGGGTGGTTCTGGAATTCGGCCTCAAGGCCTCGGTGGAAGCCTGTCTTGAGCGCAGCCCGGGAGATACGGAAGAGGAGGGATTGTCCCAAAGCCTCCTGAGCCGCCCTTCCGGCGGAATCGACGACTGGGAGGATCTTCTTCGGGCCGGCCTGACTGAAGACGTCTTTCCACACCCCTTTGTCAGGAAGGTATTCCGGGAACTCCGACGATGGCTGGGACGGCAGGGGCTTACTCCGCCCTGCAGTGATCCGGTTATTGGTGACGGCGCTGAAGACGAGGGGGCGGGTATTCGAGCCTCCCGCGCCCTGATCTACGGTTTTTCCGCCGAGAATTGGAAGGACTGGCCCGATCTGGCCCGTCTGTCGGCGGGGATCGCCGAATTGACTGCGGTTGTCCCATTTCCGTCCTTCGAGGGAAAACCGCTCGAGGAAGACTGGGTGGCGCTGATGGAACGGATCGTGGGATCGGAAGGTTTGAGCCTTCCTGAACAGGAGGATCGACCAGCTGGTGATCTGGCCCGGGCGTGGGCATTGAATCGGTCCGGAGAGGAGGATTCCGCGGTCTTTGAGCGGACGACCGTCCTGATAGGGACGGATCCGCTGGCGGAGGTGGGCTTGATCTTCAATCAGTTGGTCAGCTGGCTGGCGGTGCCGGGGGCGCGCATCGCGGTGGTTTTCCCTTCGGTTTCACCGCTGGTGATGGACCTGGCCGAGAAGCTGGCCGGCGCCGGGATCCGCTTCTGCGATGAGATCGGGACGACGGGTTCCCCGTCTGGGGATACGGGCCTGCTTCGGGCGGTTCTCGCTTATCAGCGGGGCGGATGCCGTCTGGAGGATCTGTGGGTAGTGGCCCGGCGGCTACACAGTCACGGTCACCTGGAACTCCGGGCGAGCGAGAGCCGGAACTGGATTGAGCGGGTCTTTGACGGGGCCCAATCCCATCGGGTTGAGGACGCCATCCGCGTGCCTGAGGCAATGGAGACGAGGGGCGGCGAGGAAATGGTGAACCTGGCCGGATCGCTGGGCATCTGGCCCGAACGTTTGTCGGTTGCCCGGGCGGTGCAGCTTCTCGACGAACTGGCGGCGCGATGGGGGATGGACGGACCCGAGAAAGTGAGCGGGGTGCGCGAGTTGATCGCCAAAGGGGATCTCCTTTATCCACGCGATGCGGTCATCGACCTGTTGAGTGGTTCCCTGCCGGAACGGGCGCCGCGCGAAGGGTTTGTCCGGGACGACTTTGCCCCGGTGGTGCTGACGACCCGGAAGCGGGCCATGGCGCAAGTCTGGACGCACGTGATTTTCGCGGCAAGCAACGCTGAGGCCTGGCCTGCCCCTTTGGAGGAGACGTTCTGGCTTTCCGACAGCGCCCGGCGCGAGATCAACCGGCGAGGATTGACGCCGGTGTTGCTGCCTCTGGTGGAGGATGCGTCCATTCTTGAACGTCTGGGCTGTCTCGATATCTGCAACAACGCAGGAGAAGCGGTGGCGTTTTCCGCCTGCCTCCGGGTCAATGACGGGAGCGAGGCCGATCGGTCTCCCCATCCGTGGCTGGAGCGGATCCTCCTGAGAAGGAGCCGGATGAATGGAGGGCCTGAGGTCGGTCGGAAGAGCTGGACCGGATTGGCGCGAAGGCCGCGGGCGGATCCCTTCACCCCGGATGAAACGATTGAGCGGTGGGCGGAGATCTGGAGCGGGCGACGGAATCCGGCCCGGGCCTTTGATTCCTGGTCCTATTGCCCGGGTCCCGGCCTGATCGGGCAGCGGCGATGGGCCGCGCGTCTCCTGGAGCGAGGTATTCAGGACCCGACCCTCCTTTGGTACGAGGGCGTGTTGCGTTTGCAACCGATCGATGAAGAGGCACTGGAACGTTCGCGCGCGAAGGAGCTTGGATTGCTTGCCCACCGCCTGATTGCACAGGCCCTGCGGGGTGACATCCCGGTCGGCTCGTTCTTCCCCAATCCGGGGGCCGAGGCCGTTTCGCGGAGGCTGGAGGAGGCATTGGCGACGTGGCGTCATTCGCGTCCCGACAATGCCTATTGGCAATCCTTCCAACTGGAGTTGGCCTCCCTTGCCCGTCGCCTTTTCGGCCGTGTGTCCGAGGGACTCGAGGGGTCTTGGCTGGGGGTTGAATATTCCCTGCCGCGCGGGACGGCAATACCGACCCGGTCGGGTCCACTGGAGGTGAGCGGGCGGCTTGATCTGGTGATTCTCGATCGGCCGGGGTGGGAGGATGCGACGGTCAAGATCGTTGATTTCAAGACGGGTGCGGATGAATCCCTCAGTGCGGACAAGATGGGACGGCGCGGCGCTGGGCTGCAATTGGGGGTCTATCTGAAGGCGGCGATGGAACTGGGCGCCGTTCATGCGGTGGTGCGGATGATCCATTCGGTCGAAGGGAAGGATTCGGAAATGACCGACACCTCCCTGGACGCCGTTCAACCGGCTTTCGATCGATTGGGCGGAATGATCCTGAGCGGGCGTTTTGGCCCCCTGACGCCGGACCGAAGCCCGTATGGCCGGGCAGTAGCCCTCCCCATGGCCTGCGTGCCGGTTGAACACGCCATCCTGCAGGAAAAGTTCAATCTGACCTTTGCCGGACTGCTCGGTGAAATCTGCGGAGAAGGAGATGATGATGCATCGACCGGTTGA
- a CDS encoding pseudouridine synthase — MAGSGSFISFAEGRFGEGRIKFDLVADEPEWCAIAKPAGVIAVADPWYPGEADLVSALRREVRDDKPQLLALGMLSPMAVNRLDRDESGIVLLAKTEEAGAQLRNLSGSGGLKLTYQLLAEAPSGETALTCDLPLARHKQANRMLVSSQTGKKTVTHFRQVEDFGRLQLWEAQTDYARMHQVRVHAAECGLGIVGESVYNAVPHIFLSQLKRGFRRSERPERPIYAHLALHLSRIDVCLAEDMTVRVEAPLPKGFEVLIRRIREFGGR; from the coding sequence ATGGCTGGTTCTGGATCATTCATCTCATTCGCTGAAGGGCGTTTCGGGGAGGGCCGGATCAAGTTTGACCTGGTCGCCGACGAACCGGAATGGTGCGCCATCGCCAAGCCGGCGGGAGTGATCGCGGTGGCCGACCCCTGGTATCCGGGAGAGGCGGATCTGGTCTCGGCCCTGCGCAGGGAGGTCAGGGACGACAAACCGCAGCTCTTGGCGTTGGGCATGCTTTCGCCCATGGCGGTCAATCGGCTCGACCGCGATGAATCGGGAATTGTTCTTCTGGCCAAGACGGAGGAAGCCGGGGCGCAGTTGCGCAATCTCTCGGGGTCCGGGGGACTGAAGCTGACCTATCAGTTGCTGGCCGAAGCGCCTTCGGGCGAGACCGCCCTGACCTGTGATCTGCCCCTGGCCCGGCACAAGCAGGCCAATCGAATGCTGGTCTCGAGTCAGACCGGCAAGAAGACAGTGACCCACTTTCGCCAGGTGGAGGATTTTGGCCGACTGCAGCTCTGGGAGGCGCAGACGGATTATGCCCGCATGCACCAGGTGCGGGTCCACGCCGCGGAATGCGGTCTGGGGATTGTCGGGGAGTCGGTCTACAATGCCGTTCCCCATATATTCCTCTCCCAACTGAAGCGGGGATTCCGGAGATCGGAAAGACCGGAACGTCCGATCTATGCCCACCTGGCCCTGCATCTGTCGCGGATCGACGTTTGTCTGGCCGAGGACATGACGGTCCGGGTGGAGGCACCCTTGCCCAAAGGGTTCGAGGTATTGATCAGACGCATTCGCGAATTCGGCGGGCGGTAG